One Armigeres subalbatus isolate Guangzhou_Male unplaced genomic scaffold, GZ_Asu_2 Contig1657, whole genome shotgun sequence DNA window includes the following coding sequences:
- the LOC134203200 gene encoding protein EFR3 homolog cmp44E-like isoform X2 produces MMGCCGCCSALRPRYKRLVDNIFPVNPEDGLVKSNMEKLTFYSLRSPEKLDRIGEYLYQRASKDINRKRYKFVEIAMEAMDLLLMACHAQILNLFVESFLRMVQKLMEDMNPTLQIMATNSFVRFANIEEDTPSYHRRYDFFISKFSSMCYGNSDDLELRDSIRMAGIKGLQGVIRKTVSDDLVENIWEKQHMEKIVPSLLFNMQSVSGSKLVDQEATPSTPPVLAEAVLRELVSRASFGHIRAVLKPLLTHLDNHKLWVPNRFAIDTFRIVMISIQPQYSYTVVETLMSHLDQNLASSPKTRTSLAVVLSKIIAIAAGESVGPSALDIINNLLTHLKTSVSTQHESSPEETQYQEALINALGEFANHHPDYQKIEIMLFIMNTVPDPSKKNKGDQLLQNILLKSLLKVGTQYRTVSFEKAFPVSFLQPLLKMARASSVAIRVIVMQIFQQLLDRHQNQHLLNVISVSNYPTLTVEQASRSDILFTHKYGSNILQAILDGMSQENNVEVLKSSYNTAGLMVVEMACNETVQEFLLFVLSVQQVALTEVELSPKHRCNLHSIAISVLALIGRCTGIGPLVEYAEKVIQSRIEDATYLLPPLMDNDKPAPSTLNTNQPHLMIDKLAVAECLQQAGLEHNRVQTGTPYALNQTDMSAHRHSWVDTSAARNSIVEANYNDVESVSSSPGVQKRSLPVDFNFESMKRVLAEPTEANKREAREKQAAIVRTFRETAFEDLVRRTEPQHDVLQNKLNEIFNSLSAERQISCSSQLMVAGSSLVDGANSKMNQQRPIYENNFPELFFY; encoded by the exons GTTGTTGCGGTTGCTGTTCGGCCTTGCGGCCCCGCTACAAACGACTGGTGGACAACATTTTTCCGGTCAACCCGGAGGACGGTCTGGTCAAGTCCAATATGGAAAAGTTGACGTTTTACTCGCTCCGATCGCCGGAGAAGCTGGACCGAATCGGGGAGTACCTGTATCAGCGGGCTTCGAAGGATATCAACCGAAAGCGGTACAAGTTTGTGGAGATCGCAATGGAAGCGATGGATCTACTGCTAATGGCTTGTCACGCGCAGATTTTGAATCTTTTCGTGGAGAGTTTTCTCCGGATGGTGCAGAAGCTGATGGAGGACATGAACCCAACGTTGCAAATCATGGCGACGAATTCGTTTGTGCGGTTTGCAAATATCGAGGAGGATACGCCTTCCTACCATAGGCGGTACGATTTCTTCATTTCAAAGTTCAGTTCAATGTGCTACGGAAATAGCGATGATTTAGAGCTAAGGGACAGTATTCGGATGGCTGGAATTAAGGGACTGCAGGGTGTGATCAGAAAAACGGTGTCGGACGATTTGGTTGAGAATATTTGGGAGAAGCAACATATGGAAAAAATCGTTCCGTCGCTGCTGTTCAATATGCAATCAGTGAGTGGAAGTAAACTGGTGGATCAAGAGGCGACTCCTTCAACGCCTCCGGTTTTAGCAGAAGCAGTGCTAAGGGAGTTAGTTTCTAGGGCTTCATTTGGACATATTAGAGCAGTACTGAAGCCGCTTTTGACGCATTTGGATAATCACAAGCTGTGGGTGCCGAATCGATTCGCGATCGACACTTTCCGGATTGTAATGATCTCGATTCAGCCACAGTATTCCTACACGGTCGTAGAGACGTTGATGTCCCATCTGGATCAGAATTTGGCATCATCTCCAAAGACACGAACTTCATTGGCGGTTGTTCTCTCCAAGATCATCGCCATCGCGGCCGGTGAAAGTGTTGGACCATCCGCCTTGGATATCATCAACAATCTCTTGACGCATCTAAAAACATCGGTTAGCACACAACACGAATCTTCTCCCGAGGAGACCCAATACCAGGAAGCTCTCATCAATGCACTCGGAGAGTTTGCTAATCATCATCCCGATTATCAAAAGATCGAAATTATGCTTTTCATCATGAATACCGTTCCGGATCCGTCTAAGAAGAATAAAGGCGATCAACTCCTGCAAAACATTCTCCTGAAATCTCTACTAAAAGTCGGAACTCAATACCGAACGGTATCGTTCGAAAAAGCGTTCCCCGTATCATTCCTTCAACCGCTactcaaaatggctcgcgcttCTTCCGTTGCAATTCGGGTTATTGTAATGCAAATCTTTCAGCAGCTGCTCGATCGCCACCAGAATCAGCATCTCCTCAATGTGATTTCGGTCAGCAATTATCCCACCTTGACTGTGGAACAAGCATCGCGCTCGGACATTCTCTTCACGCACAAATACGGATCAAACATACTGCAGGCAATTTTGGACGGAATGTCCCAGGAGAATAACGTGGAAGTGCTGAAGTCTTCGTATAACACAGCGGGCTTGATGGTAGTGGAGATGGCATGCAACGAAACGGTGCAGGAGTTCctgctgtttgtgctgag TGTCCAGCAGGTGGCTCTCACCGAAGTAGAGCTTTCACCCAAACATCGCTGCAATCTGCACAGCATTGCCATTTCAGTACTGGCCCTGATTGGTCGTTGCACCGGTATTGGGCCACTCGTCGAGTACGCCGAGAAAGTTATCCAATCTCGAATAGAGGACGCCACCTATCTGTTGCCTCCCTTGATGGACAACGACAAACCGGCTCCGAGCACTCTCAACACGAACCAACCGCACTTGATGATAGATAAGCTCGCCGTGGCGGAATGCCTCCAGCAGGCTGGTTTAGAGCATAACCGTGTCCAGACGGGAACTCCATATGCCCTGAATCAAACCGATATGTCCGCGCATCGCCACTCGTGGGTCGACACCA GTGCCGCCCGCAACAGCATCGTGGAAGCTAACTACAACGACGTGGAATCGGTTAGCAGCTCGCCCGGGGTGCAGAAGCGTAGCCTCCCGGTTGATTTCAATTTCGAATCTATGAAGCGGGTCCTAGCGGAACCGACAGAGGCCAACAAGAGGGAAGCCCGAGAAAAGCAGGCAGCCATCGTACGAACGTTCCGCGAAACGGCGTTCGAGGATTTGGTCCGCCGAACGGAACCACAGCACGACGTCCTGCAGAACAAGCTAAACGAGATCTTTAACTCGTTGTCTGCCGAGCGGCAAATCAGCTGCAGCAGCCAGTTGATGGTGGCTGGGTCGTCGTTGGTGGATGGTGCAAACAGCAAGATGAACCAGCAGCGACCGATTTACGAAAATAATTTCCCGGAATTGTTCTTCTACTAG
- the LOC134203200 gene encoding protein EFR3 homolog cmp44E-like isoform X1, with the protein MSMIRCCFEPVEMPEFLDSFVKKCTEGCCCGCCSALRPRYKRLVDNIFPVNPEDGLVKSNMEKLTFYSLRSPEKLDRIGEYLYQRASKDINRKRYKFVEIAMEAMDLLLMACHAQILNLFVESFLRMVQKLMEDMNPTLQIMATNSFVRFANIEEDTPSYHRRYDFFISKFSSMCYGNSDDLELRDSIRMAGIKGLQGVIRKTVSDDLVENIWEKQHMEKIVPSLLFNMQSVSGSKLVDQEATPSTPPVLAEAVLRELVSRASFGHIRAVLKPLLTHLDNHKLWVPNRFAIDTFRIVMISIQPQYSYTVVETLMSHLDQNLASSPKTRTSLAVVLSKIIAIAAGESVGPSALDIINNLLTHLKTSVSTQHESSPEETQYQEALINALGEFANHHPDYQKIEIMLFIMNTVPDPSKKNKGDQLLQNILLKSLLKVGTQYRTVSFEKAFPVSFLQPLLKMARASSVAIRVIVMQIFQQLLDRHQNQHLLNVISVSNYPTLTVEQASRSDILFTHKYGSNILQAILDGMSQENNVEVLKSSYNTAGLMVVEMACNETVQEFLLFVLSVQQVALTEVELSPKHRCNLHSIAISVLALIGRCTGIGPLVEYAEKVIQSRIEDATYLLPPLMDNDKPAPSTLNTNQPHLMIDKLAVAECLQQAGLEHNRVQTGTPYALNQTDMSAHRHSWVDTSAARNSIVEANYNDVESVSSSPGVQKRSLPVDFNFESMKRVLAEPTEANKREAREKQAAIVRTFRETAFEDLVRRTEPQHDVLQNKLNEIFNSLSAERQISCSSQLMVAGSSLVDGANSKMNQQRPIYENNFPELFFY; encoded by the exons GTTGTTGCGGTTGCTGTTCGGCCTTGCGGCCCCGCTACAAACGACTGGTGGACAACATTTTTCCGGTCAACCCGGAGGACGGTCTGGTCAAGTCCAATATGGAAAAGTTGACGTTTTACTCGCTCCGATCGCCGGAGAAGCTGGACCGAATCGGGGAGTACCTGTATCAGCGGGCTTCGAAGGATATCAACCGAAAGCGGTACAAGTTTGTGGAGATCGCAATGGAAGCGATGGATCTACTGCTAATGGCTTGTCACGCGCAGATTTTGAATCTTTTCGTGGAGAGTTTTCTCCGGATGGTGCAGAAGCTGATGGAGGACATGAACCCAACGTTGCAAATCATGGCGACGAATTCGTTTGTGCGGTTTGCAAATATCGAGGAGGATACGCCTTCCTACCATAGGCGGTACGATTTCTTCATTTCAAAGTTCAGTTCAATGTGCTACGGAAATAGCGATGATTTAGAGCTAAGGGACAGTATTCGGATGGCTGGAATTAAGGGACTGCAGGGTGTGATCAGAAAAACGGTGTCGGACGATTTGGTTGAGAATATTTGGGAGAAGCAACATATGGAAAAAATCGTTCCGTCGCTGCTGTTCAATATGCAATCAGTGAGTGGAAGTAAACTGGTGGATCAAGAGGCGACTCCTTCAACGCCTCCGGTTTTAGCAGAAGCAGTGCTAAGGGAGTTAGTTTCTAGGGCTTCATTTGGACATATTAGAGCAGTACTGAAGCCGCTTTTGACGCATTTGGATAATCACAAGCTGTGGGTGCCGAATCGATTCGCGATCGACACTTTCCGGATTGTAATGATCTCGATTCAGCCACAGTATTCCTACACGGTCGTAGAGACGTTGATGTCCCATCTGGATCAGAATTTGGCATCATCTCCAAAGACACGAACTTCATTGGCGGTTGTTCTCTCCAAGATCATCGCCATCGCGGCCGGTGAAAGTGTTGGACCATCCGCCTTGGATATCATCAACAATCTCTTGACGCATCTAAAAACATCGGTTAGCACACAACACGAATCTTCTCCCGAGGAGACCCAATACCAGGAAGCTCTCATCAATGCACTCGGAGAGTTTGCTAATCATCATCCCGATTATCAAAAGATCGAAATTATGCTTTTCATCATGAATACCGTTCCGGATCCGTCTAAGAAGAATAAAGGCGATCAACTCCTGCAAAACATTCTCCTGAAATCTCTACTAAAAGTCGGAACTCAATACCGAACGGTATCGTTCGAAAAAGCGTTCCCCGTATCATTCCTTCAACCGCTactcaaaatggctcgcgcttCTTCCGTTGCAATTCGGGTTATTGTAATGCAAATCTTTCAGCAGCTGCTCGATCGCCACCAGAATCAGCATCTCCTCAATGTGATTTCGGTCAGCAATTATCCCACCTTGACTGTGGAACAAGCATCGCGCTCGGACATTCTCTTCACGCACAAATACGGATCAAACATACTGCAGGCAATTTTGGACGGAATGTCCCAGGAGAATAACGTGGAAGTGCTGAAGTCTTCGTATAACACAGCGGGCTTGATGGTAGTGGAGATGGCATGCAACGAAACGGTGCAGGAGTTCctgctgtttgtgctgag TGTCCAGCAGGTGGCTCTCACCGAAGTAGAGCTTTCACCCAAACATCGCTGCAATCTGCACAGCATTGCCATTTCAGTACTGGCCCTGATTGGTCGTTGCACCGGTATTGGGCCACTCGTCGAGTACGCCGAGAAAGTTATCCAATCTCGAATAGAGGACGCCACCTATCTGTTGCCTCCCTTGATGGACAACGACAAACCGGCTCCGAGCACTCTCAACACGAACCAACCGCACTTGATGATAGATAAGCTCGCCGTGGCGGAATGCCTCCAGCAGGCTGGTTTAGAGCATAACCGTGTCCAGACGGGAACTCCATATGCCCTGAATCAAACCGATATGTCCGCGCATCGCCACTCGTGGGTCGACACCA GTGCCGCCCGCAACAGCATCGTGGAAGCTAACTACAACGACGTGGAATCGGTTAGCAGCTCGCCCGGGGTGCAGAAGCGTAGCCTCCCGGTTGATTTCAATTTCGAATCTATGAAGCGGGTCCTAGCGGAACCGACAGAGGCCAACAAGAGGGAAGCCCGAGAAAAGCAGGCAGCCATCGTACGAACGTTCCGCGAAACGGCGTTCGAGGATTTGGTCCGCCGAACGGAACCACAGCACGACGTCCTGCAGAACAAGCTAAACGAGATCTTTAACTCGTTGTCTGCCGAGCGGCAAATCAGCTGCAGCAGCCAGTTGATGGTGGCTGGGTCGTCGTTGGTGGATGGTGCAAACAGCAAGATGAACCAGCAGCGACCGATTTACGAAAATAATTTCCCGGAATTGTTCTTCTACTAG